Proteins from one Aspergillus nidulans FGSC A4 chromosome VIII genomic window:
- a CDS encoding uncharacterized protein (transcript_id=CADANIAT00001140) — translation MAITELLLPTFKTDPETQSLLQIQVASLFSPFRGMPGFRSFFRGRILAEAGEPVDESGGRGILVIEWDELPSFHAFYPNSRTFQEFLAVARQFVKAPEYPGII, via the exons ATGGCCATTACagaactcctccttccaACATTCAAAACAGACCCTGAGACACAGTCTCTGCTACAGATTCAAGTGGCATCGCTATTTTCCCCTTTCCGTGGCATGCCCGGTTTCAGGTCTTTCTTTCGCGGGAGGATTTTAGCTGAGGCGGGCGAGCCTGTTGACGAGAGCGGCGGGCGCGGTATCCTTGTTATAG AGTGGGATGAGCTGCCTTCTTTTCATGCGTTCTACCCCAATTCCCGCACATTCCAAGAATTCCTGGCCGTCGCAAGACAGTTTGTCAAAGCCCCAGAATACCCCGGAATTATTTGA
- a CDS encoding uncharacterized protein (transcript_id=CADANIAT00001139) yields the protein MTRILLLWLRPRIVQINNMSMKVGWCQPECCDTINAWTSQISYVSHFSSVIPASPSATARSFPSQCLYDANHATRASKAGEGYAYPPVSVSGSQPHSESDNSPTAPAMCDDSFAALPGASGSPGLDFLETSTIPEIFDQIQQFQYPPLRRRSTPTWTPPSQSSLTRFLGTLGEVLPIQGSSQSWQWLIEELKIHPSQFAKQGETIFIHRRLYRELMPRSIRMAFGISSSSCLLSDTNRNTLFKAIDNEVNELLNNTEPATLLDDLARLQALLLYQTIRFFQGTLEQRSTAEQQQSLLTARALRLVSRSQSELTGNAADRRAWVLAECIRRTAIVVYMLYGVSSISREGVCVGLHTLAKLPVSTAATAWNATEELDREGAVDRTISYEDFLACWLVSTPRRLDPFERLLIVPCQGVDAVEAFDSLALVGSGDLAIT from the exons ATGACAAGAATCCTTCTTCTGTGGTTGAGACCGAGAATCGTTCAGATAAACAA TATGTCAATGAAGG TAGGTTGGTGCCAGCCAGAGTGCTGTGATACCAT TAATGCCTGGACTAGTCAAATCAGCTATGTATCGCATTTCAGCTCCGTAATCCCAGCCTCTCCGTCAGCAACCGCCAGATCGTTCCCATCACAATGTCTTTACGACGCAAATCATGCAACGCGTGCTTCAAAGGCCGGCGAAGGT TATGCGTATCCGCCTGTCAGCGTCTCAGGTAGTCAGCCGCACTCCGAGTCAGACAATAGCCCTACGGCTCCAGCTATGTGTGACGACTCTTTCGCCGCGCTACCGGGTGCGTCCGGCAGCCCTGGTCTGGACTTTTTAGAGACAAGCACTATTCCAGAGATTTTCGATCAAATTCAGCAGTTCCAGTACCCACCACTTCGCCGCAGATCTACACCAACCTGGACCCCGCCAAGTCAATCAAGCCTAACCCGGTTCCTCGGCACCCTCGGCGAGGTCCTGCCCATCCAAGGAAGCAGTCAAAGCTGGCAATGGCTtattgaggagctgaaaATTCACCCTTCGCAGTTCGCCAAACAAGGCGAAACGATCTTCATACATCGGCGGCTCTATCGCGAGTTGATGCCACGGTCTATCCGAATGGCATTTGgcatctcgtcttcgtcgtgTCTTCTATCCGACACAAACCGCAACACGTTGTTCAAAGCAATCGATAACGAAGTTAATGAGCTGCTGAACAATACTGAGCCAGCGAcccttcttgatgatcttgCAAGGTTACAGGCGCTTCTTCTCTACCAGACTATCCGGTTCTTCCAGGGGACCCTCGAACAAAGGTCAACCGCAGAACAACAACAAAGCCTCCTGACGGCGCGGGCTCTTCGACTCGTCTCCCGCTCACAAAGTGAGCTCACTGGAAATGCAGCGGATCGGCGTGCGTGGGTTCTTGCTGAATGCATCCGTCGCACTGCCATAGTGGTGTACATGCTCTACGGTGTGAGTTCGATATCCCGAGAAGGCGTTTGTGTGGGACTGCATACGCTAGCGAAACTGCCAgtatcaacagcagcaacggcTTGGAATGCTACTGAAGAATTAGATCGCGAGGGTGCCGTAGACAGGACAATATCATATGAGGATTTCCTGGCATGCTGGCTTGTCTCTACGCCGCGACGCCTGGATCCGTTCGAGCGGTTGTTGATTGTTCCTTGTCAAGGCGTAGATGCAGTTGAGGCTTTCGATAGTCTGGCTTTAGTTGGGAGTGGAGATTTGGCTATCACTTGA